One window of Mesoplasma syrphidae genomic DNA carries:
- a CDS encoding alanine--tRNA ligase-related protein, with product MIKNFIGYHHLKAETKVKDYKNTDKFTFLILEQTCFFAESAGQIGDSGILIINGLEYPVLGLVLDNDEVIHKIALVKDIEINVPVVAKIDAAKRKLVSANHSAAHLLFDTLREQFPSSIGKGYFNDENGLRIDMWIEEEMTSNIIEAIQNIVANKIASNSSKEEIITDAQIVQSEYNLDISFGNKELKGELRIVKFGDVSIQLCSGTHVDNTSDIPDFYIYNFESKGNNVYRFYAKTSLEQIEQAIKQTLEQEQEEIKALTDKYEMTKSKMSNLEIESLISAIATKELSKATFFQWKTNLILLKSKIKEHYIQFEKIKRDNYIQKYSEAAFVNIDNINYLEIKDDTMEIKDMNFVADWLMKSNSNALIELVNLNSKIYLCKSNSSKSAIETMKNHASLSIKGGGNEKTAQGKIT from the coding sequence ATGATCAAAAATTTTATAGGGTATCATCATTTAAAGGCAGAAACAAAAGTTAAGGATTATAAAAATACGGATAAATTTACATTTTTAATTTTAGAGCAAACATGTTTTTTTGCTGAATCAGCTGGCCAAATAGGAGATTCCGGTATTTTAATTATTAATGGTTTGGAGTATCCTGTACTAGGATTGGTACTAGATAATGATGAAGTTATACACAAAATAGCTTTGGTTAAAGACATTGAAATAAATGTTCCAGTTGTTGCTAAGATTGATGCAGCAAAAAGAAAATTAGTAAGTGCTAACCATTCAGCTGCACATCTTTTATTTGATACTCTTAGAGAGCAATTCCCCTCAAGCATTGGAAAGGGTTATTTTAATGATGAAAATGGATTGAGAATTGATATGTGAATTGAAGAAGAAATGACATCTAATATAATCGAAGCTATTCAAAATATTGTCGCTAATAAAATAGCCTCGAACTCTTCTAAAGAAGAAATTATTACTGATGCGCAAATTGTTCAAAGTGAATATAATTTGGATATTTCTTTTGGAAATAAGGAGCTTAAAGGTGAACTACGAATTGTTAAGTTTGGCGACGTATCAATTCAGCTTTGCAGTGGAACTCATGTCGATAATACTAGCGATATTCCTGACTTTTATATTTACAATTTCGAAAGCAAAGGAAACAATGTTTATCGTTTTTATGCTAAAACATCGCTTGAGCAAATTGAACAAGCAATTAAACAAACTTTAGAACAAGAACAGGAAGAAATTAAAGCTTTGACGGACAAATACGAAATGACAAAATCAAAAATGTCTAATTTGGAAATTGAAAGTCTAATAAGCGCTATTGCTACAAAAGAATTATCTAAAGCAACTTTTTTTCAATGAAAAACTAATTTAATTTTGCTGAAAAGCAAAATTAAAGAGCACTACATTCAGTTTGAGAAAATTAAAAGAGATAATTACATTCAAAAGTATAGTGAAGCAGCATTTGTAAATATTGATAATATTAATTATTTGGAAATTAAAGATGATACCATGGAAATTAAAGATATGAATTTTGTTGCTGATTGATTAATGAAAAGCAATTCAAATGCTTTAATAGAATTGGTTAATTTAAATTCTAAAATTTACTTATGTAAATCAAATAGCTCCAAAAGTGCAATTGAGACTATGAAAAATCATGCTTCCTTAAGTATTAAAGGCGGAGGCAATGAAAAAACTGCACAAGGAAAAATTACTTAA
- the pfkB gene encoding 1-phosphofructokinase: protein MIYTITLNPALDHIIETSGFNIGETNYYNKDYVVIGGKGINVSIILNNLKANVLSTGLMGKANQHHFIDKFNELHVKTHFFFYNGDTRTNFKIKNLNLKQETEINGRGIEVDLELLTKIKTYLASNLDAGDIVVAAGSIPKGTPTTIYQEIGEIAAEKQAVFILDTSKEQMLEGLKSRPYLIKPNIEEICEILDLPFKEYSFEETKIMVDKLKKLGARNVLVSQGSQGSIFFDENGDIYKVGVAKGTLVNSVGSGDSMIAGFTYGLYKQFDLKTTLQYGAASGAATAFTQWLAERSDIEKLVKEISVEKL from the coding sequence ATGATATATACGATAACTTTAAATCCGGCCTTAGATCACATAATTGAGACCAGTGGATTTAATATCGGTGAAACTAATTATTATAATAAGGATTATGTTGTTATTGGTGGTAAGGGAATAAACGTGTCAATTATTTTGAACAATTTAAAAGCAAATGTTTTATCAACAGGGTTGATGGGAAAAGCAAATCAGCATCATTTTATTGATAAGTTTAATGAGTTGCATGTTAAAACACATTTTTTCTTTTACAATGGCGATACAAGAACCAATTTTAAGATTAAAAATTTAAACCTTAAGCAAGAAACAGAAATCAATGGACGTGGGATTGAAGTTGATTTAGAATTACTAACAAAAATAAAAACATATTTAGCATCAAATCTGGATGCTGGAGATATCGTTGTAGCTGCTGGAAGTATTCCAAAAGGCACACCAACAACTATATATCAAGAAATTGGTGAAATAGCTGCCGAAAAGCAAGCGGTATTTATCCTAGATACTTCAAAAGAACAAATGCTAGAGGGATTAAAGTCTCGACCATATTTAATCAAACCAAATATTGAAGAAATTTGTGAAATATTGGACTTACCCTTTAAAGAGTATTCTTTTGAAGAAACTAAAATTATGGTCGATAAATTAAAAAAATTAGGAGCTCGAAACGTGCTTGTGAGCCAAGGTTCTCAAGGAAGTATTTTCTTTGATGAAAATGGTGATATTTATAAAGTTGGAGTTGCAAAAGGAACTCTAGTAAATTCAGTTGGGTCTGGAGACAGTATGATTGCTGGATTTACATATGGCTTGTATAAACAATTTGATTTAAAAACAACATTACAGTATGGAGCAGCAAGCGGAGCGGCAACTGCTTTTACTCAATGGCTAGCAGAACGTAGCGATATTGAAAAACTCGTTAAAGAAATTAGTGTAGAAAAACTATAG
- a CDS encoding DeoR/GlpR family DNA-binding transcription regulator, with product MIKEQRYEMILEKLSNSEIQSLEKLSLDLNIPMTTLRRDLADLEARGLILKLRGGAKIISNNVVVEDKFENKVEYNIEEKKRLAQKAVKMIKANESIFLDTGSSTFYISKLLDPKLNLTIVTNSIYNVQELAKNGHTNVYLLGGKFTSITGAILGYEAIEALKNYFFDKSFLGVNAVDKNQDIFTTSSEHAQIKVEIIKHSQKAYGMADSSKYNSKSFYKFATADELELIS from the coding sequence ATGATTAAAGAACAACGCTATGAAATGATTTTAGAAAAGTTATCCAATTCAGAAATTCAGTCTTTAGAAAAGTTGTCATTGGATTTAAATATTCCAATGACAACTTTAAGAAGAGACTTAGCGGATTTGGAAGCGCGCGGCTTAATTCTTAAACTACGTGGAGGAGCTAAAATAATTAGCAATAACGTGGTAGTTGAAGATAAATTTGAAAATAAAGTTGAATACAATATTGAAGAAAAAAAGCGCTTAGCTCAAAAAGCTGTTAAGATGATTAAAGCAAACGAATCAATTTTTTTAGATACTGGTTCAAGTACTTTTTATATATCTAAACTATTAGATCCAAAGCTGAATTTAACAATTGTAACAAATTCAATTTATAACGTTCAGGAACTCGCCAAAAATGGTCATACAAATGTTTATTTGCTTGGTGGAAAATTTACAAGTATTACAGGCGCTATTTTAGGATACGAAGCAATTGAGGCTTTAAAAAATTACTTTTTTGATAAAAGTTTTTTGGGAGTTAATGCAGTTGACAAAAATCAAGATATTTTTACAACAAGTTCAGAACATGCCCAAATCAAAGTTGAGATTATTAAGCACTCACAAAAGGCTTATGGTATGGCAGATTCAAGTAAGTATAACTCAAAATCGTTTTATAAATTTGCAACCGCAGATGAACTTGAATTAATTAGTTAG
- a CDS encoding LacI family DNA-binding transcriptional regulator, with protein MNKTKITYHEIAKLSGLGVGTVSRYFNNYNISESSKKRIGDVLKKIDYVPNFAASSIKKKVKDVYLMLPFNNDETANMEIVNGVKSYFEQKDISFFVFISSDDSKQYETDLNYLISRNPYAVILLLPKDTTKELEERISIIKTTKLVTYNKKIKNVDTYEIEDYVMFKNLASKIDQKYSKQNILYIGLPDADTTTGKMRKKGFLENTKNNSVSSLVVSKNTIEVIQKEFEDHLKNNFADIYVCATHTIALTVNDYLTKKGVRNISILSDIGKVGRTSELVKAEYLIFVDYFLIGCQIAKKILDIKFIYKKNFEII; from the coding sequence ATGAATAAAACTAAAATTACATATCATGAAATTGCTAAGCTTTCTGGCTTGGGAGTAGGAACCGTATCTAGATATTTTAATAACTACAATATTTCGGAATCTTCAAAAAAAAGAATTGGCGATGTTTTAAAGAAAATTGATTATGTTCCAAACTTCGCTGCCTCTTCGATTAAGAAGAAAGTCAAAGATGTGTATTTAATGTTGCCCTTTAATAATGATGAAACAGCAAATATGGAAATAGTTAATGGTGTTAAAAGCTATTTTGAGCAAAAAGATATTAGTTTCTTTGTATTTATATCATCAGATGATAGTAAACAATATGAAACAGATTTGAACTATTTAATCTCAAGAAACCCGTATGCGGTAATTTTATTATTGCCAAAAGACACTACTAAAGAACTAGAAGAAAGAATATCAATTATAAAAACTACTAAACTTGTTACATACAATAAAAAAATAAAAAATGTAGATACTTATGAAATTGAAGATTACGTAATGTTTAAAAATTTAGCTTCAAAAATAGATCAAAAATATTCAAAGCAAAATATATTGTATATAGGATTGCCTGATGCAGATACAACAACAGGAAAAATGCGTAAAAAAGGATTTTTAGAAAATACAAAAAATAATAGTGTTTCTTCATTGGTGGTATCTAAAAATACTATTGAGGTAATTCAAAAAGAATTTGAAGATCACTTAAAAAATAATTTTGCTGACATATACGTTTGTGCGACACATACTATAGCGTTAACCGTTAATGATTATTTAACAAAAAAGGGTGTAAGAAATATTTCCATTTTATCTGATATTGGAAAAGTTGGCAGAACTAGTGAGCTAGTCAAAGCAGAATATTTAATTTTTGTTGATTACTTTTTAATTGGTTGCCAGATTGCTAAAAAAATATTGGATATTAAATTTATTTATAAAAAAAACTTTGAAATTATTTAA
- a CDS encoding DeoR/GlpR family DNA-binding transcription regulator has protein sequence MIKEQRYELILKYLQGKSIISTNLIATDLKIPFTTLRRDLNHLHGIGKIYKMHGGVIATANPDIPQEYYIDEKIKLNIAAKKAIAKRAATLVKPNETIFMDGGSTVYYFAKQLDPKLNLKIVTSSAMNLQVLAEAGHKNISILGGTYDPFTGTIVGAEAVEQVLGYKIDKCFIGIDGYCDGKIYLLNLKFIKIKEALFAKSQVVYGLVDKSKFNFKTCYEFPNPKRIKIITN, from the coding sequence ATGATAAAAGAGCAAAGGTATGAACTGATCCTGAAATATTTGCAGGGAAAAAGCATTATTTCAACTAATTTAATTGCGACTGATCTGAAAATTCCATTCACTACATTACGTCGAGATTTAAACCATCTTCATGGAATAGGGAAGATATACAAAATGCATGGTGGAGTAATTGCAACAGCAAATCCTGATATTCCTCAAGAATACTACATTGATGAAAAAATTAAATTGAATATTGCTGCAAAAAAAGCAATTGCAAAACGAGCGGCAACTCTTGTAAAACCAAATGAGACAATTTTCATGGATGGTGGTTCAACAGTTTACTATTTTGCAAAGCAATTAGATCCAAAATTAAATTTGAAAATTGTTACAAGTTCTGCTATGAATCTTCAAGTTTTGGCTGAAGCAGGTCACAAAAATATTTCGATTTTGGGAGGAACTTATGATCCATTCACGGGAACGATTGTTGGCGCTGAAGCTGTTGAGCAAGTACTTGGATATAAGATTGATAAATGTTTTATTGGAATTGACGGATATTGTGATGGAAAAATATATTTGTTAAACTTAAAATTTATTAAAATAAAGGAAGCTTTATTCGCAAAATCACAAGTGGTTTATGGACTGGTTGACAAATCAAAATTTAATTTTAAAACATGTTATGAATTTCCAAATCCTAAAAGAATTAAAATCATTACAAACTAA
- a CDS encoding PTS fructose transporter subunit IIABC — MELKNLFKAKAAFFKQDLNSKEEVINFLTQQLAEQKIISNEAEFKKLILKREKEDSTGIGDGIGLPHAITEVVKEPTIAFMSLKNPIEWGSLDNKPVDLIFMIATNDEGGGEHLAALSQLSTFLMKAELQKNFRNAKTFSTFIKNFNVEETAKADAKSDNGYYDVVGITACPTGIAHTYMSAEKLTEYAQELGMTVKIETQGRRGTEDKLTQDEVNNAKVIILAHDKALQGLGRFTGKKVIDTSTKDAIYNGKDLITNFEAKAVEAKGGSASDDDTGEFSLKKFKDIKGNLLGGVSRMLPFVVAGGIILGLGFLIDSLTGASGGGLGVTNEFAGMLSGIGKTAMMMMVPILGGYIAYSIVGPQGLMPGIIAGLIADGTGGFLWGKYDSQNAWSALWSRVLPGNIPTTSGFIGAMVGAYVAAFIVFGLSKGMAKMPKSFAGVRDIVFVPVLSLIGVAVAMFALSIPLGYTMFGLQEGLKWLANKNLIVLVAALLGMMMCIDMGGPINKIAYVTGTLTVGATATSGIYIPLVQNGIEYNQASVFMAAAMAGGMIPPLGIALCTVLFKKTWTAKERDAAKANWLMGAFFITEGAIPFMVSDPKRISVSALIGGTITGVLVGAFNIGLGAPHGGVVVFPLLRSFLFEGNLGIAMGIVFYIMSVVIGIVVMATILGFWKNNDIKKGKLVVDAAYIIKETKKVVATK, encoded by the coding sequence ATGGAACTTAAAAATCTATTTAAAGCTAAAGCAGCGTTTTTTAAACAAGATCTAAATTCTAAAGAAGAAGTTATTAACTTTCTAACTCAGCAATTAGCTGAACAGAAAATTATTAGCAATGAAGCAGAATTTAAAAAGTTGATTTTGAAACGCGAAAAAGAAGACTCAACAGGAATTGGAGATGGAATTGGATTACCCCATGCAATTACTGAGGTGGTTAAAGAACCAACAATTGCATTTATGTCATTAAAAAATCCTATTGAGTGAGGAAGTTTAGATAATAAACCAGTTGACTTAATATTTATGATTGCAACAAATGATGAAGGCGGGGGAGAACATTTAGCAGCTCTATCTCAACTATCAACTTTCTTAATGAAGGCCGAACTGCAAAAAAACTTTAGAAACGCTAAAACATTTAGCACATTTATTAAAAATTTTAATGTTGAAGAAACAGCGAAAGCTGATGCAAAGTCGGACAATGGTTATTATGATGTTGTCGGAATTACAGCATGTCCAACAGGTATTGCCCATACTTATATGTCAGCTGAAAAGTTAACTGAGTATGCTCAAGAACTGGGAATGACAGTTAAAATTGAAACTCAAGGACGTCGTGGAACTGAAGATAAATTAACTCAAGATGAAGTTAATAATGCCAAAGTTATTATCTTAGCCCATGACAAAGCTTTACAAGGATTGGGAAGATTTACTGGAAAAAAAGTTATAGATACATCGACAAAGGATGCCATTTATAATGGTAAAGATTTAATTACTAACTTTGAAGCTAAGGCTGTTGAAGCAAAAGGCGGATCAGCAAGTGATGACGATACTGGTGAATTTTCACTTAAAAAGTTTAAAGATATTAAAGGAAACCTTTTGGGAGGAGTTTCTCGTATGCTACCATTCGTTGTTGCTGGAGGAATTATCTTAGGACTTGGATTTTTAATTGATTCATTGACAGGAGCATCTGGAGGTGGATTAGGTGTAACTAACGAATTTGCGGGAATGTTATCAGGTATTGGTAAAACAGCAATGATGATGATGGTACCAATTCTTGGAGGATATATTGCTTATTCAATAGTTGGCCCTCAAGGATTAATGCCAGGAATTATTGCTGGATTAATTGCTGATGGGACTGGTGGATTCTTGTGAGGAAAATATGATTCACAAAATGCTTGATCTGCCTTATGGTCAAGAGTTTTACCTGGAAATATTCCAACAACATCAGGATTTATTGGAGCAATGGTTGGAGCTTATGTAGCTGCTTTTATTGTCTTTGGTTTATCAAAAGGAATGGCAAAAATGCCAAAATCATTTGCAGGAGTTAGAGACATTGTGTTTGTTCCAGTTTTATCACTAATTGGAGTTGCAGTTGCAATGTTTGCTTTGAGCATTCCTTTAGGATATACAATGTTTGGACTACAAGAAGGATTAAAATGATTAGCTAATAAAAACTTAATTGTTTTAGTAGCAGCATTGTTAGGAATGATGATGTGTATTGATATGGGAGGACCGATCAATAAAATTGCTTATGTTACAGGGACATTAACTGTTGGAGCAACAGCTACTAGCGGAATATATATTCCACTAGTTCAAAATGGAATTGAATATAATCAAGCATCAGTATTTATGGCTGCTGCAATGGCAGGTGGAATGATTCCACCATTAGGAATTGCCTTATGTACTGTGTTATTCAAAAAAACATGAACAGCAAAAGAACGTGATGCAGCTAAGGCCAACTGATTAATGGGAGCTTTTTTCATTACTGAAGGAGCAATTCCATTTATGGTTTCTGACCCAAAAAGAATTTCAGTATCTGCTTTAATTGGTGGAACTATAACAGGAGTTTTAGTGGGAGCATTTAATATTGGACTTGGAGCACCTCATGGAGGAGTTGTAGTATTTCCTTTATTAAGATCATTTCTTTTTGAAGGTAACTTAGGGATTGCAATGGGTATTGTATTTTACATTATGTCAGTTGTAATTGGAATTGTAGTTATGGCAACTATTTTAGGTTTCTGAAAAAATAACGATATTAAAAAAGGTAAACTGGTAGTTGACGCAGCATATATTATAAAAGAAACAAAAAAAGTTGTGGCTACCAAATAA
- a CDS encoding PTS transporter subunit EIIC, giving the protein MQKKDKISKSKAVKVDLIAWSQEMLELLGGSDNVISAAHCLTRLRLVIKDEALIKKSDVEKMPSVKGTFKSSGQFQIIIGTDVEKYFKEFVKVTGIKSVSKEESKAIAANEKGNLFVRGLNFLGEVFIPIVPVLVAGGIILGFRNVLEADFNGWKIVEQGQFWVGLNDFLWIPAQVCFWWLPVHICWSIFRKMEADQVLGIVVGLCLMVPPLINTYEVIGGTGKDSPIWIWDIIKELQKQGKDAAFDWGFMKYPWKIQYTAQVIPAFAIGIVGAHINKWIKRISPGYISQISVPLVTIIPTFMIAMFIVGPVGFVIASAIGYAVSWSFTNPIAKYFSGFIVGFAYAPIVLTGVHHLFNAIFIQDTAQNGGNFLFIGTCAQAIAQGGAVIGWILVNRKDPRTKDVGIPSIVSAYLGVTEPAMYGVNLKHMYPFVAASIATGVGLEIAVISGTSAYNSGNGAWLGILNVQAESQIAGVNTWIGTGYTWFMISMLITTALSISLTMLFSKVSYFKKFNIEMKAAELLK; this is encoded by the coding sequence ATGCAAAAAAAAGACAAAATAAGTAAGAGTAAAGCAGTTAAAGTTGACTTAATAGCTTGATCTCAAGAAATGTTGGAGCTTTTAGGTGGTTCTGACAATGTAATTTCTGCCGCACATTGTTTAACTAGACTACGATTAGTGATCAAAGATGAGGCTTTAATTAAAAAAAGTGATGTTGAAAAAATGCCTAGCGTAAAGGGCACTTTCAAATCCTCAGGCCAATTTCAAATTATTATTGGAACTGATGTTGAAAAATACTTTAAAGAATTTGTAAAAGTAACAGGAATCAAAAGTGTTTCTAAAGAAGAAAGCAAAGCAATAGCTGCTAATGAAAAAGGAAATCTTTTTGTTAGAGGATTAAATTTTCTAGGTGAAGTATTTATTCCAATTGTCCCTGTTCTTGTTGCTGGAGGAATCATCTTAGGATTTAGAAATGTCTTGGAAGCTGATTTTAATGGCTGAAAAATTGTTGAGCAGGGGCAATTTTGAGTTGGTTTAAATGACTTTTTATGAATTCCCGCTCAAGTATGTTTCTGATGATTGCCTGTTCATATTTGCTGAAGCATTTTTAGAAAAATGGAAGCTGATCAAGTTCTGGGAATAGTAGTGGGACTTTGCTTGATGGTACCACCCCTAATTAATACTTATGAGGTTATTGGAGGAACAGGTAAAGATTCCCCAATTTGAATATGGGACATTATCAAAGAACTTCAAAAGCAAGGCAAAGATGCAGCATTCGACTGAGGATTTATGAAATATCCTTGAAAAATTCAATATACAGCGCAAGTTATTCCAGCATTTGCAATTGGAATTGTTGGGGCTCATATAAATAAATGAATTAAACGAATTTCTCCAGGGTATATCAGTCAGATTTCAGTGCCGCTAGTAACAATTATTCCAACATTTATGATTGCAATGTTTATTGTTGGGCCTGTTGGATTTGTAATTGCTTCAGCAATTGGCTATGCTGTTTCATGATCATTTACAAATCCAATTGCTAAATATTTCTCTGGATTCATTGTAGGATTTGCTTATGCACCAATTGTTCTGACTGGAGTGCATCATTTATTTAATGCAATTTTTATTCAGGATACTGCCCAAAATGGTGGAAACTTCTTGTTTATTGGAACTTGTGCACAAGCAATCGCACAGGGAGGAGCTGTTATTGGTTGAATTTTAGTTAATCGTAAAGATCCAAGAACCAAAGATGTAGGAATTCCCTCAATTGTTTCTGCTTACTTAGGTGTAACAGAGCCAGCAATGTATGGAGTAAATTTAAAACATATGTATCCATTTGTAGCAGCTTCAATTGCGACTGGAGTTGGATTAGAAATTGCTGTTATTTCAGGAACAAGTGCTTATAACTCAGGTAATGGAGCCTGACTAGGAATTCTAAATGTTCAAGCTGAGTCACAAATTGCTGGTGTTAATACATGAATTGGAACAGGGTATACATGATTTATGATTTCAATGCTTATCACTACAGCATTATCGATATCATTAACAATGTTGTTTTCAAAAGTTAGCTATTTTAAAAAATTTAACATTGAAATGAAAGCAGCGGAATTACTAAAATAA
- a CDS encoding alpha-amylase family glycosyl hydrolase: MKNELIYEVFIPTFNDGLKTGRGNLQGVIKKLSYLKELGVTRIWLSPFYESPFKDSGYDVANYCQVNSDFGSLKDLELLIEKAKMLDISIITDIVFNHTSDQHKWFQKALQGDDKYMSYYIFKDPVNGKPPTNWKSKMGGSAWEFVPKLNKYYLHLFAKEQPDLNWQNLELRQELIKILNFWKDKGIKGFRLDVCNLYDKPLIFEDDQLGDGRKFYTDGPNIEKYFQLMNQEVFSKIEDCFTVGEVSSTTKEKSAKYAKDNNEQLDSVFTFLHLKVDYINNNKWTYSNPDLQMFWDLVKEWQEYYQEHHAELALFMNNHDQPRAVSRFGNIEKFWKESATAIFGFTALMKGIPFLYQGEEIGMSNLNLKNINEFVDVETIGHIPELLEKYSANNVLKILNSKARDNARSVMQWNENRFAGFTKNEKCSEYVNANYLTINVEKQNNDGNSILNHYKKIINLRKTLKPLYCGAIKFFEDLSYAYKRIYGNEEIWVLTNWSENYKTTQLKELPNQFQVIYNNTANFDIKKLSPYQLVILQKVTHEI, translated from the coding sequence GTGAAAAACGAACTAATATATGAAGTCTTTATTCCGACTTTTAATGATGGTTTAAAAACAGGCAGGGGAAATCTTCAAGGAGTTATTAAAAAGCTATCTTATTTAAAAGAATTAGGTGTTACGAGAATTTGACTTTCACCTTTTTATGAATCGCCATTTAAAGATAGCGGATATGATGTAGCGAATTATTGTCAAGTCAACTCTGATTTTGGTTCCTTAAAAGATCTAGAATTATTAATTGAAAAAGCCAAAATGCTTGATATCTCAATTATTACAGACATAGTTTTTAATCATACTTCAGATCAACACAAGTGATTTCAAAAAGCTTTGCAAGGAGATGATAAGTATATGAGCTATTACATCTTTAAAGATCCTGTGAATGGGAAACCACCTACTAACTGAAAAAGTAAAATGGGCGGATCAGCTTGAGAATTTGTGCCAAAGCTAAATAAATATTACTTGCATTTATTTGCTAAGGAGCAACCGGATTTGAATTGACAAAATTTGGAATTAAGACAAGAACTAATTAAGATTTTAAACTTTTGAAAAGATAAAGGAATCAAGGGATTTAGATTAGATGTATGTAACTTGTATGATAAGCCATTAATTTTTGAAGATGACCAATTAGGCGATGGGCGTAAATTTTATACAGATGGTCCCAATATTGAAAAATATTTTCAACTAATGAATCAGGAAGTTTTTAGTAAGATTGAAGACTGTTTTACAGTTGGAGAAGTCTCATCGACAACAAAGGAAAAGTCGGCAAAATATGCTAAAGATAATAATGAACAATTAGACTCAGTATTTACTTTTTTACATCTTAAAGTTGACTATATAAATAACAATAAGTGAACGTATAGCAACCCAGATTTGCAAATGTTTTGAGACTTAGTAAAAGAATGACAAGAATATTATCAAGAGCATCACGCTGAATTAGCTTTGTTTATGAATAATCATGATCAACCTCGAGCCGTTAGTCGCTTTGGAAATATAGAAAAATTTTGAAAAGAAAGTGCAACTGCCATCTTTGGATTTACAGCTTTAATGAAAGGAATACCATTTCTGTATCAAGGCGAAGAAATTGGAATGTCAAACCTAAATCTAAAGAATATAAATGAATTTGTCGATGTTGAAACAATTGGGCATATTCCTGAGTTGCTGGAAAAATATTCTGCAAATAATGTTTTGAAAATATTAAACTCCAAGGCTAGGGACAATGCTAGAAGTGTTATGCAATGAAATGAAAATAGATTTGCAGGCTTTACCAAAAATGAAAAGTGCAGTGAATATGTAAATGCAAATTACTTGACAATAAATGTTGAAAAGCAAAATAATGACGGGAACTCAATTTTAAATCATTATAAGAAAATTATTAACTTAAGGAAAACTTTAAAGCCGTTATATTGTGGAGCAATAAAGTTTTTTGAAGACCTAAGTTATGCGTATAAAAGAATATATGGTAATGAAGAAATCTGAGTTTTAACAAACTGAAGTGAAAATTATAAAACAACACAACTAAAAGAGTTGCCAAATCAGTTTCAAGTCATTTATAACAATACGGCCAATTTTGACATTAAAAAATTATCTCCATATCAATTGGTTATTTTGCAAAAGGTAACCCATGAGATATAA